The Carassius auratus strain Wakin unplaced genomic scaffold, ASM336829v1 scaf_tig00025783, whole genome shotgun sequence genome includes a region encoding these proteins:
- the LOC113078465 gene encoding uncharacterized protein LOC113078465, with translation MNICTKKSFQNVGVSTTQGSWVCLAAVHPALSVALFKTSTSTRELLFRPSTADYSCPSSSTMKGIIPKSKTKGTDFCGVNNYYYIIRSDLGCYMQSSNFNKGLDITIFGLHPACQNGDHYLGHNKGYFYIIKGNSYRRVTDLSTDSGAVVYSLHPNCQGGDHYLSAFGKFYIIFQEKGTYRRTTNMNHDWEAVELLGPARPLLLPQTRLRLGSRVLQRDQLQQRRLHCCLLGSSRRS, from the exons ATGAacatatgcacaaaaaaaagtttccagAATGTGGGTGTATCCACGACTCAAGGCTCCTGGGTGTGTTTAGCAGCCGTACATCCAGCCCTCTCTGTAGCTTTATTTAAGACAAGCACTTCTACACGAGAGCTGCTCTTCAGACCCAGCACTGCAGACTACAGCTGTCCAA gttcatccacgATGAAAGGCATTATTCCCAAGAGCAAAACCAAAGGCACTGACTTCTGTGGAGTGAACAACTACTATTATATAATCCGCTCTGATCTGGGCTGCTATATGCAGTCGAGTAATTTCAATAAAGGTTTAGACATCACTATTTTCGGTCTGCACCCTGCCTGCCAAAACGGAGACCATTACCTCGGTCACAATAAAGGCTACTTCTACATCATCAAGGGTAACTCTTACCGTAGAGTCACCGATCTGTCGACGGACAGCGGTGCTGTAGTTTACAGCCTTCATCCCAACTGTCAGGGTGGAGACCACTACCTCTCAGCCTTTGGCAAGTTTTACATCATCTTCCAAGAGAAGGGCACTTACCGGAGAACAACCAACATGAATCACGACTGGGAAGCTGTAGAATTACTGGGGCCTGCCAGACCACTACTACTTCCTCAAACCCGTCTCAGATTGGGGAGTCGAGTACTACAAAGGGACCAACTTCAACAAAGACGACTGCACTGCTGTCTACTCGGTTCATCCCGACGTTCTTAA